One window of the Oligoflexia bacterium genome contains the following:
- the ppdK gene encoding pyruvate, phosphate dikinase, with translation MELTQKPSKVNAMADASKAVFYFGKDGAEGNASMKSILGGKGANLAEMISIGIPVPPGFTVATTVCGKFYEAGKKLPETVWQDVLKNVSRLEIELNKKFGDVKNPLLLSVRSGARASMPGMMDTILNLGLNDETTAGLALISNNPRFAYDSYRRFIQMYSHVVMNMNGSILDIELEDLKDARKIQNDTDLTAEELKKLCDSFKKKVFENTGKRFPTDPIEQLRGAISAVFESWNTPRAITYRKLHEIPESWGTAVNVQAMVFGNRGDDSATGVAFTRDPSTGEKKFFGEFLVNAQGEDVVAGIRTPQSITKIDSEKASKDSGKKLPSLEEIMPQAYKQLVEIYHKLEKHYRDMQDIEFTIEQNVLWMLQTRTGKRSAEAAVRIAIEMLGEKLITEQEALMRVEPQQLDQLLHPTLDPKAQKNQIARGLPASPGAACGQIVFTPEEAEKFSEAGKKCILVRVETSPEDIHGMIVAQGILTSRGGMTSHAAVVARGMGKCCVAGCSEIEVDIDRQELHAKGHVLKKGDIITLDGSTGEVFLGEVKTVEPRLSGNFDALMTLADKYRRLGIEANADTPHDARVARKFGAEGIGLCRTEHMFFDAERIDAVREMIVAENKADREKALAKLLPMQRSDFIQLFEEMKGFPVTIRLLDPPLHEFVPQADAEIEVLADKLGVELGRLKSKVKSLHEFNPMLGHRGCRLAVTYPEIYAMQARAIAEAAAELELKKGFTIIPEIMIPLINTAKEFHMMRQLVETEVNKVKKQTGAQFKYLVGTMIELPRAALTADEIAIEADFFSFGTNDLTQTTLGLSRDDAGKFLGNYVQAGLFEKDPFVSIDQRGVGQLVKLAVDLGRKSKPNLKVGVCGEHGGDPASVEFFHRAGLDYVSCSPYRVPIARLAAARAAIQK, from the coding sequence ATGGAATTAACACAAAAACCTTCAAAGGTGAACGCGATGGCTGATGCCAGTAAAGCAGTTTTTTATTTTGGAAAAGACGGAGCTGAAGGTAACGCCTCAATGAAAAGCATATTGGGCGGTAAGGGTGCAAATCTCGCTGAAATGATTTCAATTGGGATCCCCGTACCTCCAGGCTTTACGGTGGCAACAACTGTTTGTGGGAAATTCTACGAAGCCGGGAAAAAGCTTCCTGAAACTGTTTGGCAAGATGTACTTAAAAACGTTTCGCGTTTAGAAATTGAATTAAATAAAAAATTTGGTGACGTTAAAAATCCATTACTTTTAAGTGTGCGTTCAGGGGCTAGAGCTTCAATGCCAGGGATGATGGACACCATTTTAAACTTGGGTCTTAACGACGAAACAACTGCTGGTCTTGCTCTAATTTCAAATAATCCACGATTTGCATACGACAGTTACAGGCGATTTATACAAATGTATTCCCACGTTGTTATGAATATGAACGGGAGTATTCTTGATATTGAATTAGAAGATTTAAAAGACGCTAGAAAAATTCAAAATGATACTGATTTGACTGCTGAAGAACTTAAAAAACTCTGTGATTCATTTAAGAAAAAAGTTTTTGAAAATACAGGTAAACGATTTCCTACTGACCCCATTGAACAACTTCGAGGTGCTATATCAGCAGTTTTTGAAAGTTGGAACACACCTCGAGCAATTACATATCGTAAACTTCATGAAATTCCCGAAAGCTGGGGGACAGCCGTAAATGTTCAAGCGATGGTATTTGGCAATCGCGGCGATGATTCTGCTACAGGCGTTGCTTTTACCCGCGACCCCTCAACTGGAGAGAAGAAATTCTTTGGTGAGTTTTTAGTTAATGCCCAAGGTGAAGATGTAGTTGCTGGAATTCGTACGCCCCAATCAATTACTAAAATTGATAGTGAAAAGGCTTCTAAAGATTCGGGTAAAAAGCTTCCCAGCTTAGAAGAGATAATGCCTCAAGCCTATAAGCAGCTCGTTGAGATTTATCATAAACTTGAAAAGCATTATCGAGACATGCAAGACATCGAATTTACAATTGAGCAAAATGTACTCTGGATGCTTCAAACGCGTACTGGTAAAAGATCTGCTGAAGCAGCTGTTCGTATTGCAATTGAAATGCTAGGTGAAAAACTCATTACCGAACAAGAAGCTTTGATGCGTGTTGAGCCTCAACAACTTGATCAACTTTTGCACCCGACACTTGATCCAAAAGCACAGAAAAATCAAATTGCACGGGGTTTACCTGCGAGCCCGGGTGCAGCTTGTGGGCAAATTGTTTTTACCCCTGAAGAGGCTGAAAAGTTTTCAGAAGCAGGCAAAAAATGTATTTTAGTACGCGTTGAAACTTCACCCGAAGACATTCACGGCATGATCGTAGCACAAGGTATTCTTACAAGTCGCGGAGGTATGACAAGTCATGCCGCCGTTGTGGCTCGCGGAATGGGAAAATGCTGTGTAGCCGGGTGCAGTGAAATCGAAGTCGATATAGACCGTCAAGAACTTCATGCCAAAGGCCATGTTTTGAAAAAAGGGGATATCATCACCCTTGATGGTAGTACGGGTGAAGTTTTCTTAGGTGAAGTGAAAACGGTTGAACCTCGTTTAAGTGGTAATTTTGATGCTCTCATGACACTTGCTGATAAATACAGACGCCTTGGTATTGAAGCAAACGCAGATACTCCACACGATGCTCGAGTTGCCCGAAAATTTGGAGCCGAAGGCATCGGATTATGTCGAACTGAGCATATGTTTTTTGATGCTGAAAGAATTGATGCTGTTCGTGAAATGATTGTGGCTGAAAATAAAGCTGATCGTGAAAAAGCCCTGGCAAAACTTTTACCCATGCAGCGAAGCGATTTTATACAGCTTTTTGAAGAAATGAAGGGTTTTCCTGTAACTATTAGACTACTTGATCCGCCGCTCCATGAATTTGTGCCCCAAGCTGATGCTGAGATAGAAGTTTTAGCTGACAAATTAGGTGTTGAGCTTGGTCGATTAAAAAGCAAAGTAAAATCACTCCATGAGTTTAATCCCATGCTCGGTCATCGTGGATGCCGATTGGCTGTAACGTATCCTGAAATTTATGCGATGCAGGCAAGGGCTATTGCTGAGGCAGCTGCTGAGCTTGAATTAAAAAAAGGTTTTACTATTATTCCTGAAATCATGATTCCTTTGATCAATACTGCAAAAGAATTTCACATGATGCGCCAATTGGTTGAGACTGAAGTTAACAAAGTAAAAAAGCAAACAGGTGCTCAATTTAAATATTTGGTCGGAACCATGATAGAGCTTCCAAGAGCTGCTCTCACGGCTGATGAGATAGCAATTGAAGCTGATTTTTTTAGCTTCGGCACCAATGATCTCACACAAACCACCCTTGGACTTTCTCGTGACGATGCTGGTAAATTCTTAGGAAACTATGTACAAGCTGGTCTCTTTGAGAAAGATCCCTTTGTAAGCATTGATCAACGCGGAGTAGGGCAACTTGTTAAATTAGCTGTTGATTTAGGCAGAAAATCGAAGCCTAATCTCAAAGTAGGGGTATGCGGCGAGCACGGCGGAGACCCGGCGAGTGTTGAGTTTTTTCATCGCGCTGGTCTTGATTATGTAAGTTGCTCACCGTATCGAGTGCCAATCGCACGTTTAGCAGCGGCTAGAGCGGCGATTCAAAAATAA